In the genome of Verrucomicrobiia bacterium, the window GCGCCCCAGGACGATCACGACGTGCAGCAGAGCTGAACCAGTTGGGGTGCCTCGTGGCGCTAGTATTGCCACGAAGCACCCCGCTGGCCTCGGCCTCTTCTCTCGTTCCGCCTGACATGTCATATCACTTATTCGAAAACCACAGCCACCCACCTGGTGGTATTTTTATATATAAAATTAGACCCCCATCCCTGCATCTTCCATACCATGAGGCACGAAAGAAGAGAAATGGGGGCCAGGGCCTCTTGTCGGAACTACTCCTGTGCTGGCTCGAGACGCCTCGCCCCTTGGGGTTGCGTGGTCTCGAGTGGCGCTGAGATGCTAGAAATCACTAAGGTCTCTGAGCCAAAGAAACTGGCACATATCACCATCTGGCGGCGGAAGCCATCGTCACCGGTGGCGCGCACCGTAAACTGGGCATCGTCGAACTTTCCTTTGCAAGTACTGTTCCCAAAGCCCCACACCGTTGCCTTGTCAATGACCTCAACGTCCGAGTATTCGGCTCGTTCAGTGGCATCGATGGCTACCTGGTCAGAGATCATGGCAGCCTGCACAGGTATGGACAACAGAACAAGAACGATCAAAGCCGCCACTACGCCGACAATAACTACACCCAGGTGCTGATCCGTCAGCTTCCAGGGGAACCAAGGCTTCTGTGGAGCGGGCTCGTAGGCACTGAGGTCAGCTGGTATGTAGGGGGGATATGGATCGTAAGGTGGCAAGATGACCTCCAAGGTCACAGAGTAAGTACGGATAGAAAAAAACGCACTGTATGCGCTTATCTCTAGCCGTACTATCTGACAAGAAGCTGTAAAGGTACCCTGGAGCAAAAAGCTCTACAAAAGTAGAATATATTATACTATTTATATTGTATTGAGTCAACAACGAGTCCAGGCCAACTCTTTTGGCCAGACGGTCGCGCTTGAGCTACAATGTGCATACGCTAACCGTCTAACAAAGACAAAGACAGCGCTCGGACCAGACCTCGGAAAGACCGTCACCGTAGAAAAAATAGTCCGTAACCTTGCCGCCAAAGACTACGACGCAATCATAGCCCAGTAAGCAGTTCGTGCTCCGTAGAAAGCATCGTGAATTGTGTCTTGCACACACTACCTCTTGACGAAACCAGCAATTCCATGTGATGCTGAGGCATCCCTTGCCGTTGACACCTTCGGAGGAACAGTGACGGAACATCCGGGAAGCACTACAACACCACACACGGCTCGCACCATACTGGCCTTTATGGCTACTACCGAGCAGCTCGAGCTCGCCTGCGCCCAGCTACTAGATGACCCGCTGATTACCGCAGTAGGAGCATCGAGCAAGCCTTCAGCGATACTGACCATTACCAAATCACCACGTGTGATGTGGCATGTGATCCAGCCAACTATAGAAAAAGTGCTCAGCAGCATTATGGATGGACCGCTGAACATCAGCATCGTTGCAAGCGGCTACACTGGTGGGGTCGCATTCTTTGTTACCAAGTCCCACGCTCAGCGACATACGCTCACCATCAGCATAGAGGGAGGGGTTTATGAGGAGCTGCTGTTACTCTGTGAAGAGCAAGGCATCACCATCACCGACCTCGTAAGGCGTGGCGTCGTCCTTCACAAGTTCTTGTGGGAACATCGTGACAAGAAGCTCAACGAACTGCTCCGGCTGCTTGGGATGTAGAAATCAGTGCAACGTGCCAGGAGCGTGCGAATGTTACGCGGCAGCTTAGCCGGGCATTCGCCGCTCACTGGTACTATTTATTTTGCAAAAAAGAACCCCATACACAGGGGTTCTTTTTTTGAACAAGCATCATACAGTAAGTGTTGACAAGACACTAAGGTTGCGTTAGTATCAGAGCAATACTTACTTAGTGTATTTAGAACAATAACTAATCAAACAGGACAGTGAAGATGGAAAACTCGCCCATAACCTACGGACCAGAACTGGAGAGATCTTACATCACCTCCGGCCTAGACTATTACAAGCCCACGATGAGCCAGTTGGCGCACGAGATAGAGCCAGACGCCGAGGTCACCTTCACCCTAAAAAACAGAGGTGAACAGAGGTTGGTGGAATACATCGAGCCAGAGCAGTTGCAGGCCCGGTTAGACACTATCCAGGGGCGTGGCTTTAACCAAACCGAACTAGACTACATGGCCAGTCTGCATGACAGCCAGGGCGTACGCGTCTTTGCTGATTCGTTCCTGCAACACATTGCCGACACTCCCCTGCCAGAAGCAACCGTCACTATAGAAGACAACGACATAGCCGTACATACCACCGGCGAGTGGAGCATGGCCACCTACTGGGAAACCGTGGTCATGAGCGAAGTCAACGAACTGTATTTTGAAAGCTATGTGACCAAAAACGGCCTGGATATCTTCGAAGTCTACGACGAAGGCGACCGCCGCTTGAGCGAAAAGATCGAGATACTGCAACAAAACCCAGACATCAAAATTGTCGACTTTGGTACCCGCCGTCACTTCTCGCACCGCTGGCAACGGCACGTGACAGAACGCCTGGTCAACGAGTACCCGGACAATATGGTAGGTACCAGTAACGTCGCCCTGGCTAATGCCCTGGACATCAAGCCCATCGGCACCTTTGCCCATGAAATGCCCATGGTCTACGCCGGCCTGGCCGACAGCCGTGGCCAAGACATCCGGGCTTCGCATCATCAGTTCTTAGAGGATTGGCACGACCGCTACGGCGAAGACCTGTCTACCGTCCTGACCGACACTTTCACCACCAACTTCTTCTTTTCAGACTTTACATCAGAGCAAGCCGCCGAGTGGCGGGCCCTGCGTCATGATTCGGGCGATCCCATAGAATTTGGCGAACGCGCCCTGGCCTTTTACGAACAACATGGCATAGACCCTACCACCAAAACCATTGTTTTTAGCGACGGTCTAAATATCGAAGAAATCGTGAAACTACACAATCATTTCAAGGATCGCGTTGGTGTCATCTTTGGCTGGGGCACCACACTGACCAACGACCTCGGCATTCCGCCATTGAATATCGTTATGAAAGCCACCGAGGTCGATGGCACGCCCACCGTCAAGCTGAGTGACAACCCCGGCAAACACACCGGCCCTGCCGGAAAAATAGCCCTGTACCAACACATTTTTCAAGAGGAGATCACAGCATGAGCCCCGAAATGCGTAATGCCGAACCACCCCACCCCGAAGAGATTATCCGCCGCGGCAGCATAGAGCTACTGGCCCAACGCGTCAAAGATCAGGCTTGGCCTGGCTATCCGCCATACGAAGAACGCATCCAGGCAGACAACCTGCTGTATGTACCAGAACAACACAACGTGCTGCTACCCACCGACTATGGCTGGGTCAACCAAGCTGACCTAGCTGACGCTAGTTTTCGTAAGGAATATCCGGACACCGTCACCCAGTTTGATGCTGAGGGGCGCCCCTTGCACCCCTGGTTCTGGGACATGCTCCAGAGCGAAGCCGGTGTGCTAGGTGGCAAAGGTGCCTACTGGGAATGGGGACCGAATTACACCGCCGACCCCATCATCGTTCGTCACGACCTAGAAGAGCCGCATGTACTGCTCATTCAACGCTCGGATACGCACGGCTGGGCGCTGCCCGGTGGCTTTGTAGATCCTGGCGAAACCGGATTCTATGCGGCCATGCGCGAAGCTGGGGAAGAAACTGGTCCAGATATACAAATGGCCCTCCGCCGACCCGGCGTGGGTATGCACCTGGTATATCAGGGCCCCGTAGCCGACCTGCGAGCGACCGCCCATGCCTGGCCCGAAACTACAGCAGTGCGATTTGATATCCCCGATCATGTAGCCACCGAACATTTACTAGAGATGCAGTGGGAAGGCAACGATGAAGCAGGCGAAATCGAAGCCGTCGCCTGGGTGCCTCTGAGCGAGATTGGCAACCGACTGCATGGCTCCCACCGCTTTCTTATCGAGACTGCTCTGGCTGCTTGACCAGCAGCCGTGAAGCCAAGAACTTCACTGAGTCCTGTCACCTTAACGTCGGTAGACTTCTCGACGGTGCTGTAGGTGCAGAATTACAATGTTTTGTGCATCCACGTCAAAAAGAATTCGGTAGGTACCCACCCGAAAACGATACTGAGCGTCCGCTGGTTTGTTAAAGGTTCTGCAAAAGTGGTTGCATGCGAACGTCAATGAGTCATAAAATCATAAGCGTCTCGTTCAAAATCCGAGCGAGGCTTTTGCAGTGGGGAGGCGTTAAAACCACCCCATATACAAGGAGCATGTTCATGACACACAAGCTAAAGATCAGGGTTCCTGCAGAACACCGCACGGCGTTCTCGGGCACCAACGGCAGCAGCTTCACCTTCGATGAGGCCGCCCATCCCGAGAAGGGCATCCATGGCGTTGCCATGTCAAGCAATGCCATGGCACCGGCAGACCAAGATCGGGTGCTGTGGGTCAACCAGGAGCAGTTCGAGGCACTGTCACGGTACGTGTTGGCTCACCCCCAACTTCCGCAGGCTGGGACGTACTCCGTCCGCGGTACGGACCTGGTGCTGACCATCAGCGACGACCAGATCTTGTTCATCCACGGAGATGGCACAACCGTGTACGACCCAGATCTCAGCGCCTGGTCGGGCATGGTCCAGCACTTCCGTGACGGTCGTCGGCCCGGCCAACCCGTCACCGACGGACCGATTCTGGCCGTCGCCTAGCGAGTCACAGCAATACGGGTTTGGCTCGGACTGTCTGTCTTTTTATGGCAGTCCGGGTCACACTCGATCGAACATATCCCTTACTCCCCACTGCCCTTAACCTGCCTTAAACATTTCTACGCAGACTTGGCAGCAGCTACTTCTTTCCGGGGAAACAGCGTGCCTTCTATGGGCTGGATAACACCCTGTTCGAACACATGACGCATCTTAAGCGCGGTTTCGGGCATGAATGGTTGCAGCATTTGGGCAATTTCTAGCAAGCAGCCGACTTGGTAAGCAAGCACTTCGGCCAAGTGTTCTTTGTCACCTTCCTTGGCAATTACCCATGGTTTTTGTTCGTCAATATACTGGTTGAGGCCACGGACTTGCTCCCAGACTTCCTCCAGTGCACGGTCAAATCGGAAGTTATCGAGCGCCTCTAGGTACTGTGATGTATCGTGTTCGGCTCCAGGGATATTACCGATAATGCCGTTTTGGTATTGTTTGATCATAGCGGCGGTACGCTGCACAGCGTTGCCCAACTCGTTCGCGAGCTCACTGTTATAGACCTCCAGCAATCGGTTGGCGCTGAACTCGCCATCACCATAGCTGGGGATATGGCGCAGCAGGTAATAGCGGAGGACATCGGCCGAATATTCGTTGATGATATCCATAGGGCTGATCACATTGCCGAGGCTTTTGCTCATCTTGACACCGCCAGAGGCATTGATAAACCCGTGCACATACAGAGTTTTGGGCAAAGACACGCCCAGGCCCAACAATATGGCGGGCCAGATAGCTGCGTGGAAACGAATGATATCTTTGCCAATCACTTGTACGTTGGCGGGCCAGAACTTTTTAAAATCTTCGTGTTCGGGATAGCCCAGAACCGTCAGGTAGTTCATGAGCGCCTCGAACCAGACATACATGACCTGCGTGTCATCGCCTGGGGCCGGGATACCCCACGATATCTTGTCTTTAGGTCGAGAAATACTGATGTCTGTCAGGCCATCTTTGATAACATTCAAGATCTCGTGCTTGCGGGTGGCAGGCACAATCCGGAAACTACCACTTTCTATGGCGGTCTGAATTTGTGGCGCGTATTTGGTCAGTTTGAAGAAGTAATTCTCTTCTTCTATCGTCTCGTATGGTTTGTCATGGTGGGGACATACGCCCTTGTTGTCTTTGGCCTGAGCCTCGGTCACAAACGCTTCGCAGCCGGTACAGTACAATCCACTGTAGTTGCCTTTGTAGATGTCACTAGCCAGGGCTTTCCAGATCAGCTGGGCCCGCTGCTCGTGTCCGGCGTCTGTCGTGCGAATGAAACGGTCGTTGCTGATGTTTAGCGCTTTGGCCAAATCCCGAAAGTTCTGGCTCATCTTCCCAGCAAACTCTTGGGGGGACAGTTTTTGTTCGGCTGCCTTTTCGGCAATCTTGCCGCCATGTTCGTCGGTGCCAGTACTAAAGATAACCGGCCTCTTTTGCACACGTGCGTGTCGAGCCAGTACGTCAGCCATGATAATTTCCATAGCAAAGCCAATATGCGGCTCGCCATTAACATACGGAATAGAGGTAGTAATGTAATAATTCATACGGTTTAAGTGTACCTGTTTATGAGTGATAAGAGAAAACTAAGAGAATAAGAATATCTACGCCCGCCCGGGCATCATAGTCATAGACTGGCGGTAGATATGTGTCATAAGTATTATTATAACACCTTCTAAAAGATACTAGCCGTTCTGCTCTTCGTCGGATCTAAAGCTTTCTAATAATTCCGGAGGATATTTCTCGGAGCCAAAGAATGGGAAGAGCCGACCCTTCACTTCAGCGATATACCTTCCTTCGTACAAGTCACTAGTCAAAGTCTCCACATCCTTGTACAAAAGCTTCACTTCAGTAGCGTCAGCCCATTGGCACATAAAAGCCAATACTGCTTGTTCGTCATTATAGTCACCCGAATCCTCCGAAAAACTAAATTCACAGTACTTACGACCCATACCATAACGACCAACACCGTACAAAGTCAGCCTATTGTAAAGCCCCCAGCTTGTTCGTATTTTATGACCGCTAGCTCTGGTGGATCTGCCTCGTCAAACGAGAGTCCTAAGTTAAATAGGTCAGAAAACTTCTTCAGGTTCTTGTAGAATTCCATATGTCGTATTAAAACATAGCCATCGAAGTTAAGCGACCGAGACGCGACAACTCCCAACCCCTACGCCAACGTTACCCATCCTGCTTGCAGAGCACTATTTCAGGGTCGCATTTCAGGGTCGAACCCTGTTTCACTATTTCAGGGTTCGACCCTGAAATATGCTAGAAGAGGCAGGCTTGCCGGGGTAGCTCTTATGGCTCCCGCGCTGTCGGCTTAACTGAAAGCCATTTGTCTGCAAGACCCGAATCAACTGACGAGCGGTTAATGCTTTCATGTAGTCGGATTAAGCCAGGATCACCTCTGCGATGATTGGATGGGTAGCATGATCAGGGATTGCTTGGTGGGTTGCTTTTAGCTCTTCCAGCCACAACCCTCAGACCTCGGCAGCCTTTTCCTGAGCCTATTCAAATGTGTGACCAAACGTAACGCACCCCGGGAAGTCCGGGAAAGATACCTCAAAGCCTCCGTCAGAACTAGGATTAAATAGAGCGATATAACCAGCCGTGACATGAGCCTGTTTCATACCAACAGTATACCATCCACCTGTGGCAAAAGAATTCAACACGTGCCGGTAGGGGTGGGAGGCCGCCAGAGCTAGAACAGAGATGCTTGCTGGGGTGGTTTTTCTGTCTCGATGCCAAGCGCCTTGAGCAGCCGCTCGACAAAGGGTGCTTGGGCGGGGTGGAGTTTTTGCATTGCTTTGTCTGGCGTGAACCAGCCAGCTTTATCTACTTCTCTGAATTCTTGCTCTTTGCCGCTTTTGGGCGGCCACTCTATCATCATGCTATTACTGTTGAGTTTTGTAATATCCATGTCGCCCTGGACCGCCCAGCCATATATGGTCTTGCCACTTTTATTCTTGACGGTGCCCAGTTCTAGATATTCGCCTGCGGGCAGGGGTTGGCCGGTTTCTTCCTGAAATTCTCGTTTGGCTGCGTCCAGGGCCTCTTCGGTGTCGTTGAACTCGCCTTTTGGCAGCGTCCAGGCCCCTTTGTCTTTCTTTGCCCAAAACGGACCACCAGGGTGCACGATCAGCACCTCGACCCCACTTGGCTTTTTCCGATACACCAGCACACCAGCACTTTGTTTTGCCATAGTTCAGAGTATAGCGCGCTAGCCATCCAAGCTAAAGGTTGTATTGATACCCGCCCGCTGCAGATCTTCATGATAGGCAATAACCGCCTCTACATGCCCATTGTCGATCCGCTCATGGTCGCGAAGAACAGGAACAGCCCGACTCAGTGAAGTCACGGCGTTCATTTCGTAGCCCAGTGCCTCCAGATTTGCCCGTGCGTCTTCCTCGCGATCAAAGCCGACCGTCAGACTAACCGCCTGCAGCCCAACCTTCAACAGCACGTTAGCCCCCTCGATCTTGGATGCTCCGTTGGTCGTATTATCATCCCCTAGATGCACCAGCTGGCCACTTTCGTAATGACCTTCTATCAGCTCCTGGTGCGCACCATAGTGCAGCTTGTTTGGGTC includes:
- the pncB gene encoding nicotinate phosphoribosyltransferase gives rise to the protein MENSPITYGPELERSYITSGLDYYKPTMSQLAHEIEPDAEVTFTLKNRGEQRLVEYIEPEQLQARLDTIQGRGFNQTELDYMASLHDSQGVRVFADSFLQHIADTPLPEATVTIEDNDIAVHTTGEWSMATYWETVVMSEVNELYFESYVTKNGLDIFEVYDEGDRRLSEKIEILQQNPDIKIVDFGTRRHFSHRWQRHVTERLVNEYPDNMVGTSNVALANALDIKPIGTFAHEMPMVYAGLADSRGQDIRASHHQFLEDWHDRYGEDLSTVLTDTFTTNFFFSDFTSEQAAEWRALRHDSGDPIEFGERALAFYEQHGIDPTTKTIVFSDGLNIEEIVKLHNHFKDRVGVIFGWGTTLTNDLGIPPLNIVMKATEVDGTPTVKLSDNPGKHTGPAGKIALYQHIFQEEITA
- a CDS encoding NUDIX domain-containing protein, which produces MSPEMRNAEPPHPEEIIRRGSIELLAQRVKDQAWPGYPPYEERIQADNLLYVPEQHNVLLPTDYGWVNQADLADASFRKEYPDTVTQFDAEGRPLHPWFWDMLQSEAGVLGGKGAYWEWGPNYTADPIIVRHDLEEPHVLLIQRSDTHGWALPGGFVDPGETGFYAAMREAGEETGPDIQMALRRPGVGMHLVYQGPVADLRATAHAWPETTAVRFDIPDHVATEHLLEMQWEGNDEAGEIEAVAWVPLSEIGNRLHGSHRFLIETALAA
- the metG gene encoding methionine--tRNA ligase, producing the protein MNYYITTSIPYVNGEPHIGFAMEIIMADVLARHARVQKRPVIFSTGTDEHGGKIAEKAAEQKLSPQEFAGKMSQNFRDLAKALNISNDRFIRTTDAGHEQRAQLIWKALASDIYKGNYSGLYCTGCEAFVTEAQAKDNKGVCPHHDKPYETIEEENYFFKLTKYAPQIQTAIESGSFRIVPATRKHEILNVIKDGLTDISISRPKDKISWGIPAPGDDTQVMYVWFEALMNYLTVLGYPEHEDFKKFWPANVQVIGKDIIRFHAAIWPAILLGLGVSLPKTLYVHGFINASGGVKMSKSLGNVISPMDIINEYSADVLRYYLLRHIPSYGDGEFSANRLLEVYNSELANELGNAVQRTAAMIKQYQNGIIGNIPGAEHDTSQYLEALDNFRFDRALEEVWEQVRGLNQYIDEQKPWVIAKEGDKEHLAEVLAYQVGCLLEIAQMLQPFMPETALKMRHVFEQGVIQPIEGTLFPRKEVAAAKSA
- a CDS encoding type II toxin-antitoxin system HicB family antitoxin, which codes for MKQAHVTAGYIALFNPSSDGGFEVSFPDFPGCVTFGHTFE
- a CDS encoding NUDIX domain-containing protein, coding for MAKQSAGVLVYRKKPSGVEVLIVHPGGPFWAKKDKGAWTLPKGEFNDTEEALDAAKREFQEETGQPLPAGEYLELGTVKNKSGKTIYGWAVQGDMDITKLNSNSMMIEWPPKSGKEQEFREVDKAGWFTPDKAMQKLHPAQAPFVERLLKALGIETEKPPQQASLF